A region from the Leptospira dzoumogneensis genome encodes:
- a CDS encoding polysaccharide deacetylase family protein — MQTAALFLSLLSLIYCSSFATSTNIQTDRDNPIGYYEGDPLPPKTAFLTFDDGPSDWTSDVLDVLKKENVKATFFVCGAWLPKASTRGNSFRKYKTVLIRMKEEGHTIGNHTLGHQNFAYMSPKRIERQLDENQKLYQNELGEYSGKLIWIRPPFGSPYIRTKNETVRKRVSSALQGKGLVFMWTKEFDSTDSKEWVKGEWYEKGPRIDPDNEKFRKKMDRIYNSLAYKTEGQGVVILFHDTHPTTKEVLPYIIEKLKAEGYTFATAEDYTKWRWGKTSEELSEEVSD; from the coding sequence CAAATATCCAAACAGATCGCGACAATCCTATCGGATATTATGAAGGAGATCCGCTTCCGCCAAAAACCGCATTCTTAACGTTTGATGACGGTCCTTCCGACTGGACCTCGGACGTATTGGATGTGCTCAAAAAAGAGAATGTAAAAGCTACATTCTTCGTATGCGGGGCTTGGCTGCCAAAGGCCAGCACAAGAGGGAACAGTTTCCGAAAATACAAAACGGTTTTGATCAGAATGAAAGAAGAAGGTCATACGATCGGAAATCATACTCTTGGCCACCAAAACTTCGCTTATATGTCCCCGAAAAGAATAGAAAGACAATTGGATGAAAACCAAAAATTATACCAAAATGAACTAGGAGAATATTCCGGAAAATTAATATGGATCCGGCCTCCTTTCGGTTCCCCTTATATTAGGACTAAGAACGAAACAGTTCGAAAAAGAGTAAGTTCAGCATTACAAGGAAAAGGACTCGTATTCATGTGGACCAAAGAATTCGATTCTACGGATTCTAAAGAATGGGTGAAAGGGGAATGGTATGAAAAAGGACCGAGGATCGATCCGGATAACGAAAAATTCAGAAAGAAAATGGATCGGATCTATAATTCATTAGCGTATAAAACGGAAGGACAAGGAGTAGTGATCTTATTTCACGATACACATCCTACTACAAAAGAAGTTCTACCGTACATCATAGAAAAATTGAAAGCGGAAGGATATACTTTCGCTACTGCAGAAGATTATACCAAATGGCGTTGGGGAAAAACCAGCGAAGAGTTAAGCGAGGAAGTCTCGGATTGA